A stretch of Cicer arietinum cultivar CDC Frontier isolate Library 1 chromosome 5, Cicar.CDCFrontier_v2.0, whole genome shotgun sequence DNA encodes these proteins:
- the LOC101501392 gene encoding probable polygalacturonase At3g15720: MKVLFAILLLFFIASPSLVKINAANDLCFNVFQYGAKGDGVADDSNAFLKAWQDVCAAEDTPTLFIPDGSTFMLQPVSFSGPCKSATVNVVLEGTLLAPGSVENWDWTTSRNTEAWIQFRHINGLVVYGGGTIDGQGAPWWIKYGKNDQDRPRALQFSGCDNLQLAGLTHVNSPKNHISIDSCNGVAVSDLYITAPESSPNTDGIDIASSSNVFIDRLKIATGDDCIAINSGSKFINISDISCGPGHGISIGSLGKHGEFGSVEEIYVKRCTFQGTTNGVRIKTCPGGTGYAKKITYEDINIVGGYNPVIIDQAYEGSIDDLKRESLKVSDVTLRNIRGTTNDKESITLNCASVGCTNIVLEDININSVNGESSASCINVQGTCNSCNPTVSCLN; this comes from the exons ATGAAAGTTCTTTTTGCTATTCTTCTATTgtttttcattgcttcacctaGCTTGGTAAAAATTAATGCAGCTAATGATCTTTGCTTCAATGTTTTTCAGTATGGTGCCAAGGGTGATGGTGTTGCCGATGAttcaaat GCTTTTCTGAAAGCATGGCAAGATGTTTGTGCTGCAGAGGATACACCAACACTATTCATACCCGATGGCAGCACATTCATGTTGCAACCTGTGTCGTTTTCAGGTCCTTGCAAATCTGCAACCGTTAACGTTGTG CTTGAAGGAACTCTCTTAGCCCCAGGAAGTGTTGAGAATTGGGATTGGACAACTAGTCGTAACACTGAAGCATGGATCCAATTCAGACACATAAATGGTCTTGTTGTTTATGGAGGAGGAACAATTGATGGCCAAGGTGCTCCCTGGTGGATAAAGTATGGCAAAAATGACCAAGACAGGCCAAGG GCTCTTCAATTTTCTGGTTGTGATAATTTACAACTTGCCGGGTTGACTCACGTAAATAGTCCAAAAAATCATATAAGCATAGATTCATGCAACGGTGTTGCTGTATCCGATCTTTATATAACTGCACCAGAAAGTAGTCCCAACACTGATGGGATTGATATTGCATCATCATCCAACGTCTTCATTGATCGTTTAAAGATTGCAACTG GCGATGATTGCATAGCCATCAACAGTGGTTCTAAATTCATCAACATAAGCGATATTTCTTGTGGACCTGGTCATGGCATCAG TATCGGAAGCCTTGGAAAACATGGAGAATTTGGTTCGGTAGAAGAAATATATGTAAAACGATGCACTTTCCAAGGAACAACAAATGGAGTTAGAATCAAAACATGTCCG GGAGGAACGGGGTATGCAAAAAAGATAACATATGAAGATATCAATATTGTTGGAGGGTACAACCCTGTGATTATTGATCAGGCATACGAGGGTTCAATTGATGATTTAAAACGTGAATCCTTAAAAGTTAGTGATGTTACTTTACGCAACATTCGGGGAACAACAAATGATAAAGAATCAATTACGCTGAATTGTGCAAGTGTTGGTTGCACTAATATTGTACTTGAAGATATCAACATAAACAGTGTTAATGGTGAATCATCTGCATCATGTATCAACGTACAAGGGACTTGCAATTCCTGTAACCCAACAGTCTCGTGTCTtaattga
- the LOC101492890 gene encoding protein RALF-like 24: MSQLRITSTLFLFLSLTFFLFHTHLPICTSLLSTVDLNLLKHSEIDTVITKRVCTKSIGECLTEPEMDSETNRRVLAMQKKYISYDTLKRDMVPCDRAGASYYNCHPRQANPYSRGCEVITACARGVQQIKT, from the coding sequence ATGTCCCAACTCAGAATCACTTCCAccctctttctctttctctctctcacaTTCTTCCTATTTCATACCCATCTCCCAATTTGCACTTCCCTGTTATCAACAGTAGACCTCAATTTGTTGAAACACAGTGAAATTGATACAGTAATCACAAAGAGGGTTTGCACAAAGAGCATTGGTGAATGTTTAACAGAGCCTGAGATGGATTCAGAGACAAATAGAAGAGTTTTAGCAATGCAGAAAAAGTACATTAGTTATGATACATTGAAGAGAGACATGGTTCCTTGTGATAGAGCTGGTGCTTCTTATTACAATTGTCATCCAAGACAAGCAAATCCTTATAGTAGAGGTTGTGAGGTTATTACTGCATGTGCAAGAGGTGTTCAACAAATCAAGACTTGA
- the LOC101493222 gene encoding probable polygalacturonase At3g15720 yields MKGLYIVLTCIISSLASLCVAITHNTNGTFDVLNYGAIGDGSTDDSNAFLKAWTDVCGTTIDTPTMIIPEGKTFLLQPLSFQGPCKSSNVIIELRGNITAPKDIEAWKLEYGKSELLWIQFSTISGLVFNGSGGQINGQGAPWWEKFPKNQEKYRPSALKFTECQNLTVFNSTHLNSPKNHISIHSCKNATIYNLQIIAPEDSPNTDGIDISTSTNIQIMNSTMETGDDCIAINAGSSQINITGIFCGPGHGISVGSLGKGKSYATVEEVYVKNCTFTGTSNGARIKTWKGGSGHAWNINYEDIKLVGVKNPIIIDQNYDPSVFDMTKKRSAVEVKNVTYNNIKGTSINGHAIQFNCDSNIGCTNIVLNNINITNVDKGKTNASCINAHGTYSSCYPPASCLS; encoded by the exons atgaaaggtTTATACATCGTTTTAACGTGTATTATTTCTTCACTTGCTTCCTTGTGTGTTGCAATAACTCATAACACAAACGGTACATTTGATGTACTTAACTATGGTGCTATCGGAGATGGCTCTACCGATGATtcaaat GCATTTTTGAAAGCATGGACAGACGTGTGTGGTACAACTATAGACACCCCAACAATGATTATACCCGAAGGAAAAACATTTTTGTTGCAACCTTTGTCGTTCCAAGGTCCTTGCAAATCTTCAAACGTTATAATTGAG CTTAGAGGAAATATCACTGCCCCAAAAGACATTGAGGCTTGGAAATTGGAATATGGTAAAAGTGAACTATTATGGATCCAATTTTCGACAATAAGTGGTCTTGTCTTCAATGGTTCGGGAGGACAAATTAATGGTCAAGGTGCTCCATGGTGGGAGAAGTTTcctaaaaatcaagaaaaatatagGCCCAGT GCTCTTAAATTTACGGAGTGTCAAAATCTCACAGTTTTTAACTCAACTCATTTAAATAGTCCAAAAAATCATATTAGCATACATTCGTGCAAAAATGCTACTATCTATAATCTTCAAATAATTGCACCAGAGGATAGTCCCAACACAGATGGAATTGACATCTCAACATCAACTAATATTCAAATTATGAATTCAACAATGGAAACCG GTGACGATTGCATCGCCATTAACGCTGGCTCAAGCCAGATCAACATAACTGGTATTTTTTGTGGACCTGGCCATGGCATCAG TGTTGGTAGTCTTGGAAAAGGTAAAAGTTATGCTACGGTAGAAGAGGTATATGTAAAAAATTGCACCTTTACTGGAACTTCAAATGGAGCTAGAATCAAGACATGGAAG gGAGGCAGTGGACATGCGTGGAATATCAACTATGAAGATATTAAACTTGTTGGAGTAAAGAACCCAATAATTATTGATCAAAATTATGACCCTTCAGTATTTGATATGACTAAAAAAAGATCAGCAGTTGAAGTGAAAAATGTTACATACAACAACATAAAAGGAACCTCAATTAATGGACATGCAATCCAATTTAATTGTGATTCCAACATTGGGTGCACCAACATTGTATTAAACAATATAAACATAACGAATGTTGATAAAGGCAAAACAAATGCATCTTGCATTAATGCTCATGGAACGTACTCATCGTGTTATCCACCCGCCTCATGTCTTTCTTGA